One window of the Doryrhamphus excisus isolate RoL2022-K1 chromosome 10, RoL_Dexc_1.0, whole genome shotgun sequence genome contains the following:
- the LOC131136688 gene encoding high choriolytic enzyme 1-like isoform X3, with the protein MSPFATSLLMLLLLGVSQSQQDTEDDNEVPEEDQDTVDMTTAILTTNNGTDEILLEGDLLVPKTRNALKCWSQSCLWKKASNGLVKVPYSISAQFSSWERQKIERAMKSFHSSTCIRFVPRRYDHDYISFESKSGCFSALGRQGGRQVVSIKRNSCVYHAIIQHEINHALGFQHEQTRSDRDRYVRINWENIDPKMAYNFYKQDTNNLNTPYDYSSVMHYEKTAFSTNGRDTITPIPNSNVHIGQRQGMSRWDIMRINLLYGC; encoded by the coding sequence ATGAGTCCCTTTGCCACCAGTCTGCTGATGCTCCTCCTGCTTGGCGTCTCTCAGTCTCAGCAGGACACAGAAGATGATAATGAAGTCCCGGAGGAAGACCAGGACACTGTTGACATGACCACCGCAATTCTGACCACCAATAACGGTACAGATGAGATCCTACTGGAAGGGGACCTGCTGGTTCCTAAAACCAGAAATGCCTTGAAGTGCTGGTCCCAGAGCTGCCTCTGGAAAAAAGCCTCCAACGGCTTAGTGAAGGTCCCCTACTCCATCAGCGCTCAGTTCAGCAGCTGGGAGAGACAGAAAATTGAGAGAGCCATGAAGTCGTTCCACAGCAGCACCTGCATCCGCTTCGTCCCCCGCCGCTATGACCACGACTACATCAGCTTTGAAAGTAAAAGCGGTTGCTTCTCAGCTTTGGGCAGACAGGGAGGTCGGCAGGTGGTGTCAATCAAGCGCAATAGCTGTGTCTACCACGCCATCATCCAGCACGAGATCAACCACGCTCTGGGCTTCCAGCACGAGCAGACCAGAAGTGACCGTGACCGCTACGTCAGAATCAACTGGGAGAATATTGACCCAAAGATGGCCTACAACTTCTACAAGCAGGACACCAACAACCTGAACACACCGTATGACTACTCTTCTGTCATGCACTATGAAAAAACCGCCTTCTCCACTAACGGCAGAGACACCATCACCCCTATCCCCAACTCAAACGTCCATATTGGCCAGAGGCAGGGCATGTCCAGGTGGGACATCATGAGGATCAACCTGCTCTACGGATGCTAA
- the LOC131136688 gene encoding high choriolytic enzyme 1-like isoform X2: MRLHIVILLMLLLLGVSQSQQDTEDDNEVPEEDQDTVDMTTAILTTNNGTDEILLEGDLLVPKTRNALKCWSQSCLWKKASNGLVKVPYSISAQFSSWERQKIERAMKSFHSSTCIRFVPRRYDHDYISFESKSGCFSALGRQGGRQVVSIKRNSCVYHAIIQHEINHALGFQHEQTRSDRDRYVRINWENIDPKMAYNFYKQDTNNLNTPYDYSSVMHYEKTAFSTNGRDTITPIPNSNVHIGQRQGMSRWDIMRINLLYGC; encoded by the exons ATGCGATTGCATATTGTTAT TCTGCTGATGCTCCTCCTGCTTGGCGTCTCTCAGTCTCAGCAGGACACAGAAGATGATAATGAAGTCCCGGAGGAAGACCAGGACACTGTTGACATGACCACCGCAATTCTGACCACCAATAACGGTACAGATGAGATCCTACTGGAAGGGGACCTGCTGGTTCCTAAAACCAGAAATGCCTTGAAGTGCTGGTCCCAGAGCTGCCTCTGGAAAAAAGCCTCCAACGGCTTAGTGAAGGTCCCCTACTCCATCAGCGCTCAGTTCAGCAGCTGGGAGAGACAGAAAATTGAGAGAGCCATGAAGTCGTTCCACAGCAGCACCTGCATCCGCTTCGTCCCCCGCCGCTATGACCACGACTACATCAGCTTTGAAAGTAAAAGCGGTTGCTTCTCAGCTTTGGGCAGACAGGGAGGTCGGCAGGTGGTGTCAATCAAGCGCAATAGCTGTGTCTACCACGCCATCATCCAGCACGAGATCAACCACGCTCTGGGCTTCCAGCACGAGCAGACCAGAAGTGACCGTGACCGCTACGTCAGAATCAACTGGGAGAATATTGACCCAAAGATGGCCTACAACTTCTACAAGCAGGACACCAACAACCTGAACACACCGTATGACTACTCTTCTGTCATGCACTATGAAAAAACCGCCTTCTCCACTAACGGCAGAGACACCATCACCCCTATCCCCAACTCAAACGTCCATATTGGCCAGAGGCAGGGCATGTCCAGGTGGGACATCATGAGGATCAACCTGCTCTACGGATGCTAA
- the LOC131136688 gene encoding high choriolytic enzyme 1-like isoform X1 yields MNVAVTTCLLMLLLLGVSQSQQDTEDDNEVPEEDQDTVDMTTAILTTNNGTDEILLEGDLLVPKTRNALKCWSQSCLWKKASNGLVKVPYSISAQFSSWERQKIERAMKSFHSSTCIRFVPRRYDHDYISFESKSGCFSALGRQGGRQVVSIKRNSCVYHAIIQHEINHALGFQHEQTRSDRDRYVRINWENIDPKMAYNFYKQDTNNLNTPYDYSSVMHYEKTAFSTNGRDTITPIPNSNVHIGQRQGMSRWDIMRINLLYGC; encoded by the exons atgaatgtagctgttactacatg TCTGCTGATGCTCCTCCTGCTTGGCGTCTCTCAGTCTCAGCAGGACACAGAAGATGATAATGAAGTCCCGGAGGAAGACCAGGACACTGTTGACATGACCACCGCAATTCTGACCACCAATAACGGTACAGATGAGATCCTACTGGAAGGGGACCTGCTGGTTCCTAAAACCAGAAATGCCTTGAAGTGCTGGTCCCAGAGCTGCCTCTGGAAAAAAGCCTCCAACGGCTTAGTGAAGGTCCCCTACTCCATCAGCGCTCAGTTCAGCAGCTGGGAGAGACAGAAAATTGAGAGAGCCATGAAGTCGTTCCACAGCAGCACCTGCATCCGCTTCGTCCCCCGCCGCTATGACCACGACTACATCAGCTTTGAAAGTAAAAGCGGTTGCTTCTCAGCTTTGGGCAGACAGGGAGGTCGGCAGGTGGTGTCAATCAAGCGCAATAGCTGTGTCTACCACGCCATCATCCAGCACGAGATCAACCACGCTCTGGGCTTCCAGCACGAGCAGACCAGAAGTGACCGTGACCGCTACGTCAGAATCAACTGGGAGAATATTGACCCAAAGATGGCCTACAACTTCTACAAGCAGGACACCAACAACCTGAACACACCGTATGACTACTCTTCTGTCATGCACTATGAAAAAACCGCCTTCTCCACTAACGGCAGAGACACCATCACCCCTATCCCCAACTCAAACGTCCATATTGGCCAGAGGCAGGGCATGTCCAGGTGGGACATCATGAGGATCAACCTGCTCTACGGATGCTAA
- the LOC131136687 gene encoding high choriolytic enzyme 1-like — MSPFATSLLMLLLLGVSQAQQDTDDDNEVPEEDQDTVDITTAILTTNNGTDEILLEGDLLVPKTRNALKCWSQSCLWKKAFNGMVNVPYSISSQFRSSERQKIERAIKSFHSSTCIRFVPRRNEYDYISFESRGGCFSDLGRQGGRQVVSINRQGCVYHGIIQHEINHALGFQHEQTRSDRDRYVRINWENIDPQMAYNFYKQDTNNLNTPYDYSSVMHYGKTAFSTNGRDTITPISNAGINIGQRQGMSRWDIRRINLLYGC; from the coding sequence ATGAGTCCCTTTGCCACCAGTCTGCTGATGCTCCTCCTGCTTGGCGTCTCTCAGGCTCAGCAGGACACAGACGATGATAATGAAGTTCCGGAGGAAGACCAGGACACTGTTGACATCACCACCGCAATTCTGACCACCAATAACGGTACAGATGAGATCCTACTGGAAGGGGACCTGCTGGTTCCTAAAACCAGAAATGCCTTGAAGTGCTGGTCCCAGAGCTGCCTCTGGAAGAAAGCCTTCAACGGCATGGTGAACGTCCCCTACTCCATCAGTTCTCAGTTCAGAAGCTCGGAGAGACAGAAAATTGAGAGAGCCATAAAGTCGTTCCACAGCAGCACCTGCATCCGCTTCGTCCCTCGCCGCAACGAGTACGACTACATCAGCTTTGAGAGCAGAGGCGGTTGCTTCTCGGATCTGGGCAGACAGGGAGGTCGGCAGGTGGTGTCAATCAACCGTCAGGGCTGTGTCTACCACGGCATCATCCAGCACGAGATCAACCACGCTCTGGGCTTCCAGCATGAGCAGACCAGGAGTGACCGTGACCGCTACGTCAGAATCAACTGGGAGAATATTGACCCACAGATGGCCTACAACTTCTACAAGCAGGACACCAACAACCTGAACACACCTTATGACTACTCATCTGTCATGCACTATGGAAAAACGGCCTTCTCCACCAACGGCAGAGACACCATCACCCCCATCTCCAACGCTGGCATCAATATCGGCCAGAGGCAGGGCATGTCCAGGTGGGACATCAGGAGGATCAACCTGCTCTACGGATGCTAA